In Hyphomicrobiales bacterium, the sequence GGCGACGCGCTGTCCCGGTCCGCGCTGGACGGAGCCGGCCTCGACGAGACCACCGAGCCGCATGCGGGTGCCGGGCGCCACGCCCTTCTCGACGATTTCCGTCGGGCCGTAGAAGAAGACGATCGTGTCCCGCATCGCGAAAAGCACGAGTCCGGCGGCGAAGCACAACACCGCGCCGGCCGCCGCGATCAGCACGAGGCGGCGTTGCTTGCGGGTGAAGCGACGCTTGGCGGGCAGCGGACGAGCCGGCTGGACGACAGTCACGGCGAGGCCTCCTTCAGAGCCAATTCATCGGCCAGGGCGTCGATGGCCGCAAGGGCCGCCGCATCTTGCGACAACCGCTCGCGCGCCGTCTTCACGGCCTGCACGGCCGCCGCGCGATCGCCCAGAACCGCACGGGCCCGGATCAGGCGGGTCCATTCCGGCAAGGTCCCGCCACCGGCGGCCAACCGCTCGGCCAGGCCATCGACCATACCCCTGATCGCCTGCTGGCGCTCCGCCTCGGGCAAGGTGGCGATCGTCCGGCGTCCGGCATCGGCCTGCATCTGCTCGATGCGGGCGCGCACGGCGCCGGCCCATTCCGCCTGCGGAGGCGCATCGGCGAGAAGCTGCTGCAGCGCCGCGAGCGCGCCTTCTCCATTGCCATCCTGTTCCTTGGCAACAGCGAGATAGTAACGCGCCCGCGCATTCTGCGGATCGAGCTTCACCGCCTCGGCCAGCGCTTCGCGCGCCGCAGCCGTCACGACACCGCCGGCTTCGAGGATGCGGGCCTCTCCGAGCGCGGCGAGCAGCTCGGTATCCGGCTTTCCGTAGCGCACCGTCGCGGCGAAGGCCTTGGCCGCTTCATCATAGCGGCCCTGCCGTAGATAGATCGGCGCGATCAGGGACCAGCCCTTCGCATCGGTTGGATTGGCCGCGAGGTGAGCCTCCATCCGTGCCAGAACAACGGCGAAATCCTGCTGTGGCCCCGCCTTCGCAAGCCGCTCGGCCAGAGGCTGATCGGAAAAGCCGGGTGCGCCGTAAAGCCCATAGACCAGCAGGGCCAGAAGCGGCACCAGCGAGAGCATCAGAGCAGAGCTGGCGCGGCGGCGCCGCAACGAGGGTTCCGTCTCGCCCTCCGGTCCCGGCTCGTCATTGGCGGCGCGCAACAGGCGGCGGCCCGCCTCGGCCCGGGCCGCTTCCGCCTCCGCCGGCGCGATCAGGCTGCGGGCAAGGTCGCGCTCGATCTCCTTGAGCTGGGCGCGATACAGGCTCTTGGCATCCGCTATGTCGGCAAAATCCCGCGCCCGGCCGTGACTCAACGGCCAGAGCAAGGCGAAGATCGCCGCTCCCGTCATGGCCGCAAAGATCGTCCAGATCATCATGGGGCGTTCTTAGCCAATCAGGCTGCCGAGTTCATGGTGACAAAGGGTCACGCGGCTTCGATTTGATCTAGATCGAAGGCAGCGCGAGGCGCGCGCGCAAGCCACCGAGCGGCGAGCGCTGCAGCGTCAGCCCGCCACCGTAGAGCTTGGCGAGATCGACGACGATCGAAAGCCCGAGCCCGGAGCCGGGCGTCGCCTCGTCGAGCCGGCGCCCGCGCTTCAGCACTTCCGCCATCGCGCTTTCGGGAAGGCCCGGGCCATCGTCGTCGATCGACAGCGTGAAGCGCTCGTCCTCGCCGAGGCTTTCGCCTTCAAGCGAGACCTCGACCCTGGAATCCGCCCATTTGAAGGCGTTATCCAGCAGGTTTCCGAGCATTTCCTCGAAATCCTGCTTCTCGCCGCGAAAACGCAGCCGGGACGGGACGGAATGCGAGCCCGCAATCTCCCTGTCCGGAGAGATCTTCATGAAGGTGCGCAGCAGGGCGTCGAGCGACGGCACGACCTCGGTGACGCCGCCGAGCGCGCCCGACAGGGCCGCCGCGCGGGCACGGTCGAGATAGTACTGGACCTGATCGCGCATGATCGCGGTCTGGTTGCGGACGGTCTGCGGCAACTGGCCTTCGCCGGAGCCCGCCTCGTTCATCATCACGCTGAGCGGCGTCTTCAGCGCATGGGCGAGATTGCCGACCTGCGTGCGGGCACGGTCGAGGATTTCGTGGTTGGCGTCGATCAGCTGATTGAGCTCGCTGGCAAGCGGAGCGAGGTCCGGCGGGTAGCGGCCGGCGATGCGCGGGCTCTCGCCCGTTCGGACCGAGCCGACCGCGGCACGCAGCCGGACAAGCGGCCTCAGGCCGAAGCGAACCTGCACGAGCGTCGAGGCCACGAGTGCGAGGCCGAGCAGCAGGAAGGTCATCGCCAGAGCGAAGCGGAAATCCTGGATATCGCCCTCGATCTCGTCGGCGGGTGCTGCGACCGCGACCGTGAAGCGGCCGTCCTCGCCCACGTCGATCTCGCGCTCCAGAATGCGCAGGAGGCGGTCGTCGGGGCCGGAGACATAGCTTTCCCGCAAACCGCGGCTGTTCGGCGCGATCGACTGGTCGAGCAGTTTGGGCAGCTGGCCGCCGACGAGCGAGCGGGACGAGCGCACATTGGGCCGCTCGCCATCGAGGCGCGTGATCTGCCAGTACCACCCGGTCAGCGGCAGGTCGAAACGCGGCTCGCCAAGATCGCCGATCGTCTGGCGCTCGGTTTCGGGCGGCGCGGCGAGGTCCGCGACCAGTTGCTTGATGTAGACCGAGAGCCGCTCGTCGAAGCCACGCTCGGCCGAGCGGCGATAGAAGGTGGTGAGTCCAACGCCCGCAAGCACCAGAATCAGGACGCAGCAGAACGCCGCCGAGAGAAACAGTCGCGCTCCCAGCGAATAGCGATGGGATTTGAGAACCATTTCCCCGATCAGACCTTTTCCGGGGCGGCGGCGATATAGCCGAGGCCCCGGACGGTCTCGATGACATCGACCCCGAGCTTCTTGCGCAGGCGGCCGACGAAGACCTCGATCGTATTGGAATCGCGGTCGAAATCCTGATCGTAGAGATGCTCGACCAGCTCGGTGCGGGAGACGACGCGCCCCTGATGATGCATCAGATAGGAGAGCAGCCGGTATTCGTGCGAGGTCAGCTTCACCGGATTGCCGTCGACCACCACGCGGCTCGCCCGCGTGTCGAGCCGGACCGGCCCGCAGACGAGCTCCGATGTGGCATGGCCGGCCGCGCGACGCAGCAGGGCGCGGACGCGCGCGAGCAGCTCCTCGACATGGAACGGCTTGACGACATAGTCGTCGGCGCCGGCATCGAAGCCGCCAACCTTGTCGCTCCAGCGGTCGCGCGCGGTCAGAATCAGCACGGGCATGGTCTTGCCGGCCCTGCGCCAGGCCTGCAGCACCGCGACGCCGTCGACCTTGGGCAGGCCGAGGTCGAGGATGACGGCGTCATAGGGCTCGGTCTCGCCGAGATAGAGGCCCTCCTCGCCGTCGAAGGCCTTGTCGACGGCATAGCCTGCGTTCTCCAGAGCGGTCACGATCTGGCGGTTGAGGTCCTTGTCGTCCTCGACGACGAGCAGTCTCACGGTCGGTTCGCTCCAGTTTGTGCAAAAGCCGGCAAGGCGATCAGCGGATGGTGGCGATCTTGCCGGATTGTCCTTCCAGCGTCACGCGGGCGACGCGGCCGTCGCGCTTCAGCGTGGTGACGACATAGACGAAATCGTCGCCCTGCCGGCACAACCTGATGCGGACGACCTCGCCCGGCGCCGCGTGGCGGGCATGGCGGGAGGCCTCGGCCGGCTGAATCACACGCCCCTCGGCCACGGCATCGCGCGTCTCGTCCGAGGAGAGGCAGGACATCGGCGTCGCATCGTCGACGCGGATGATCGGCATCGGCGCAGACGTCATGAGCGCGAAAGCGAGGATCGGTTCGATCGGCATCATCGACATGGGCTAACCCCATCCGCGTGAATGCGCCATGAATGCACCACCCCGTCCACGGCCGGAGCCTAGATCAAGCCACGGCGATCAGTCCATGCCATTCGCGCCCGCGTCCGACGGTGGCGCTGAGCTGCGCCAGCGACACGGTCAGCTCCTGCTGCGGGACGCCGAAACCATCGAGTTCCAGCCCGGCCGGATAGAGCCATTCCGGCACGTTCACGATTTCGGCATGAACGATCGATGCGCCGTTCCAGATGCGGATTTCGTAACGCTCTCCCTCTTCGCCGAGCGGGATTTCGACCAGATCCCACGAATCAGCGTCGATTCGCGCCCTGCGGATCCAGCTGAGACGGATCCCCGCCTCGCCTCGCCATGCCTTCGGCCGCACCGGCGACGGCGGGCGCAGCGCCTCTCCCGTCACCACGCGCTCGAACTCGACCATCGTGGCCTCGCCGACATCGTGACGGGCGGGGCCGACCCGGTAGCGACGCGTGCGGCCGATATCGGACAGCTCGGTCGTCAGGGCGAGCGCCGCTCCATCCAGGACGACCACGCGGGCCCCGGCCGGCAGATCGCGGGCGGCCGCCGCTTCCGAGCCGCCGATCCCGCGCACGAAACCCGACAGCCGAAAGCTTCGGGGACCGATGAGTGCGACCTCGGCCGCCGTGACGATCTCGATCTCGCCGTCCTCGCCGAGAAGGGCAAGGGCGTTCGCCCCGGCCAGGGCCGCCTCCGGCGATACGGAGGAAAGCACCCCGCCCCGCAGCCTGACATCGAGCAGGTTCCGGCGGTCGGTGCGCCAGACCGGCCCCGGCCCGAACGCGCTCAAGGTCTCCCCCACGACCGAGGGCATCTCGACGAAGGCTTCGACGTCGAACTGTCCAAGGGCATCGGCCGCCCAGACCGCCAGCGGGCCGGGCCATGGCGATGCGAAAGCTGCCAGCGACAGCAGCGCGGGCGGCCCGGCCATCGCGATCGGCAGCGCCAACGGCACGGCGAGCGGCCGGCCGGGCAAGGCCGGCGGCGTTCGCGGCGGGCGCGTTGCGCTCCGTGCCCCGGCGCCGATGTAGATGGCCGGCTCGACGGCACGCGCGCTGATCTGCCGGGTGGGGCCATCGGCGATGCGCGTGATGCGAAACAGCCTGCGATCGCCAT encodes:
- the ccmE gene encoding periplasmic heme chaperone, yielding MTVVQPARPLPAKRRFTRKQRRLVLIAAAGAVLCFAAGLVLFAMRDTIVFFYGPTEIVEKGVAPGTRMRLGGLVEAGSVQRGPGQRVAFAVTDGRSSMKVSYDGLLPDLFREGQGVVTEGVFEGAGRFKADSVLAKHDETYMPREVADTLKKQGHWQPGGTGAPAAPAAKP
- a CDS encoding Histidine kinase translates to MVLKSHRYSLGARLFLSAAFCCVLILVLAGVGLTTFYRRSAERGFDERLSVYIKQLVADLAAPPETERQTIGDLGEPRFDLPLTGWYWQITRLDGERPNVRSSRSLVGGQLPKLLDQSIAPNSRGLRESYVSGPDDRLLRILEREIDVGEDGRFTVAVAAPADEIEGDIQDFRFALAMTFLLLGLALVASTLVQVRFGLRPLVRLRAAVGSVRTGESPRIAGRYPPDLAPLASELNQLIDANHEILDRARTQVGNLAHALKTPLSVMMNEAGSGEGQLPQTVRNQTAIMRDQVQYYLDRARAAALSGALGGVTEVVPSLDALLRTFMKISPDREIAGSHSVPSRLRFRGEKQDFEEMLGNLLDNAFKWADSRVEVSLEGESLGEDERFTLSIDDDGPGLPESAMAEVLKRGRRLDEATPGSGLGLSIVVDLAKLYGGGLTLQRSPLGGLRARLALPSI
- a CDS encoding conserved hypothetical protein (Evidence 4 : Unknown function but conserved in other organisms) — protein: MSMMPIEPILAFALMTSAPMPIIRVDDATPMSCLSSDETRDAVAEGRVIQPAEASRHARHAAPGEVVRIRLCRQGDDFVYVVTTLKRDGRVARVTLEGQSGKIATIR
- the cycH gene encoding Cytochrome c-type biogenesis protein CycH, with amino-acid sequence MMIWTIFAAMTGAAIFALLWPLSHGRARDFADIADAKSLYRAQLKEIERDLARSLIAPAEAEAARAEAGRRLLRAANDEPGPEGETEPSLRRRRASSALMLSLVPLLALLVYGLYGAPGFSDQPLAERLAKAGPQQDFAVVLARMEAHLAANPTDAKGWSLIAPIYLRQGRYDEAAKAFAATVRYGKPDTELLAALGEARILEAGGVVTAAAREALAEAVKLDPQNARARYYLAVAKEQDGNGEGALAALQQLLADAPPQAEWAGAVRARIEQMQADAGRRTIATLPEAERQQAIRGMVDGLAERLAAGGGTLPEWTRLIRARAVLGDRAAAVQAVKTARERLSQDAAALAAIDALADELALKEASP
- the phoP gene encoding DNA-binding transcriptional dual regulator PhoP; translation: MRLLVVEDDKDLNRQIVTALENAGYAVDKAFDGEEGLYLGETEPYDAVILDLGLPKVDGVAVLQAWRRAGKTMPVLILTARDRWSDKVGGFDAGADDYVVKPFHVEELLARVRALLRRAAGHATSELVCGPVRLDTRASRVVVDGNPVKLTSHEYRLLSYLMHHQGRVVSRTELVEHLYDQDFDRDSNTIEVFVGRLRKKLGVDVIETVRGLGYIAAAPEKV